A region from the Candidatus Dadabacteria bacterium genome encodes:
- a CDS encoding nucleotidyltransferase family protein translates to MSVQIDIPKKMVAEFCRRNRITRLSLFGSAIRDDFGSDSDIDVLVEFERDARIGFITLAGLEIELTEILGRNAELHTVKGLHPRFRDEVLRLAEVQYEQA, encoded by the coding sequence ATGAGTGTGCAAATAGATATACCAAAAAAGATGGTTGCGGAATTCTGTCGCCGTAACCGTATAACGCGACTGTCGCTCTTCGGTTCAGCGATCAGGGATGATTTTGGCTCCGACAGCGATATAGATGTACTGGTGGAATTCGAGCGGGACGCCCGAATCGGTTTTATTACGCTTGCGGGATTGGAAATTGAGCTAACTGAAATTCTGGGTCGCAATGCGGAACTGCACACCGTAAAAGGACTTCATCCTAGATTTCGAGATGAAGTATTGCGGTTGGCAGAGGTACAGTATGAGCAGGCGTGA